One Ignavibacteria bacterium genomic window, CGATATGGGAGACATCTCAAGTCTTGTCAATGATGGAGCCGTCTCAGCAGAACACTACGATGCCTCGGTCTTCAACCATAGTGTAGACGTTGGTACATCCATCGAGATCAATGGCAAGAGTGCAATGATCCGCGTGCAGACGAAGAATGCTCGAGGGTTTGCGGGTTCATTCTTCTACACCACCATCGACAGAGCACGATACTTTGCAGAATTCCCGGCGAACAAGGTCAGCGCCATTGCGGTTCAGGCAGAGAACGGCGCCGACCTCGACAGTGTATGTACGTCCATCAACTCATCGATCTTTGGCGTTCGTGCATGGAGGGCAGACGAGTTGCAGAACTCCACCGTCAGCTTCATCACGATCACGTCGAACATCGGTGTGAGCATCGGTTCGCTCGTGGTGTTTGCAGTGATCAGCGGCTTCTTCATCATCGGCCTCACACTCTACTCCTCTGCGCTTGACCGAATGCGGGACTATGGTACGCTCAAGGCGATCGGTGCCACCAACGGCTACGTTCGCAGACTGATCCTTACACAAGCATTGCTTTTCGCCATTGTTGGCTATGTGATCGCCATTGCTCTCCTCGAAGGATTCCGCATCGGCGTTGCCAACGCTGGACTTACGATCGCCTACACACCAGTGATCCTTGGTGGTCTCTTTCTCATCACGCTCTTCATCTCCGTTGGCGGTTCACTCTTTGCCATTCGTAAGGTGACAGCACTCGAACCAGCTTCCGTCTTCCGTGGATAGCCCCTTATCACCATGAGTACAATTCTTGCTTTCATATCGATCACGCTGTTGAGTTTTGGTATAGTCCACGCTCAGCAGGACTCATTCGGGTCAACACTCACGTACGATGAAGCGATCATGAGGGCGCGAACCTATAACCCTGAGCTGCGCGCACGTACATCTGCTACTCGTGCCTCTCGTGCAGCAGTGAGAGAGGCACAGACCGGTCTTGTTCCTCGCGTTGAACTGAACTACGACCTGCAGCGCAATCTTATCATCCCTACCACACCGATCCCCGGAAATGCGTTGGATCCGAATGGTGATCCCAATGTTATCACGCCGGTGAAGTTTGCAACCGGCTGGACGTCAACTGCTGGTGTATTGGCGTCGTTCACGGTCTTCGATCCCGCAACGTACGGCGCCGTAGAAGAACGTGAGATCCGGTCGCGCTTAGATGGTACCGAAGAGAAGATCACCGAGACCGACATAGTAACTGAGGCAGGACTGGCCTATACCGACGTAGTGATAGCCCATGAGCAACTAAAGTTGGCTGCTCAGGATACGCTGAACGCCTTCCGTGCCTATACGGTAGTTCGTGATCAACACGATGTAGGCAGAAGAACGATCATTGAGCTGAACACAGCACAGATCGAATTGGACGCGGCCGCAACACGATATCATGATGCAGGCCGAGTACTTCGGTCAGCAGAGCATCGCCTTCTGTATCGGGTGGGCACCGATGTATCAGGCACTGTAATGCCACAATTGACTGACAGCCTTCCCGCACTCTACCAGCGTTTTCAAAGCATTCCAGAAGCCCCCTACAACGATTCACTCTCTGCCACGTTTGAAAAGTATTCGCAACAGGCAGAGCTGACCTCGGCACAGAAACATTACACATCAATGGGATTTGTCCCAACGATAACGCTCACCGGGTTCTATGGAGCCAACTACTTCAACAACATTCTCATGCTCGGCAATCCCGATGCCTGGTATGGGAACAGTTATCTCCAGCTATCTGTGAAGGTGCCACTTACCAATGCATTTGAACGGTCGTATACCGTTTCAAAACTCAGTTCGCAGCTCGAGGTAGACAGAGCGCTTCTCGAATCGTCGATGAACAAACGTCGATACGATCTTGAACGCGCAAAAGCCGATCATCGATTCTACCGTGAGGATGTTCAGCGGAAGAGATCAACAATGGAGCTTACGCAACGATCGTTTGAAGAAGCACTGCGTCAGGCAGAACAGGGTCGGTTGCTCGCGAGTGAATTATCACAGGCAGAATTCACAGCTAAGCAGGCCACCACAGAGTATCTGAGATCGATCTACAATCTCATCCAGGCAGCCCTTACCATTCAACGGATCACGCGATCGTAGGGGGCTTCGGGATACTCTTGAACGTCATTTCAACGATAGGTCTATCCTCATCGCTGAGCGTTCCGATCAGTTCCACCGCATGCGCATACGACGCACGATAATCGTCGATACGTCCGGCTGCATGAGCCGCGCGTGCATGGATCGCATGCGCAAAGGCCAGTTCCCAGGCCTCCGTCTCTCGTGTTGAAAAATACCCATACATTTTACGTGCATAGGCATATGCCGTCTGCCCCATGCCACACAGCGCATGTACCTCTGCTAGAAGCATCGTCGCTCGCATGTGATTGAGCTCCGTCCCTACAATGGACCAATGCCATGCTGATGCATGTGCCGCGTTGAGCATCTCCAGATCTTCGTCAGGCGTTCTTTCGCGTATAGAGAGTTGCCACGCAAGATTATTCGCCTCCACGGCCATATAGCGGTGTCGAGCAGCGATCTCTTCAGGGGTAAGCGGTTCCATGCGTCCAATCTAACGAAGTCACGTTCAGGCCCAAACATTACACGATAGGTCCACCAAACATTATGCAAGGACCCATCACGTATGTACACTCACGATTTGCCCACCCGTAGGCTTGCTCGGAGACCACAATGGGACTATCGTTCGCCCGCGGCCTACTTTATAACGATCGTGACAAATCCACGTCGCCCCCTCTTCGGAACATTCAGCAGAGAGGGATTAACACTTTCTATTGCCGGAGAGGTCGCATTTGAAACCTGGGTAAGGGGCGACACCATAACACCCAACATCGTCACGCTCCCCGAAGAGAGCATTGTCATGCCAGACCACACGCACGCATACTGTGGATCCTCGACCCGGACGAACCCGAACTGCGAGACCCCGAGACCCTTTATCGTAGGAGCCTGATGAGGATGGGTAGCTCCGATTATCCTACAAACAGACAGCGCTCCGTTGGTGCCATCGTGGGATCATACAAGTCCGCTACATCCAGACAGATTCACGAACTCGGCCTAACCACACACCCAAACATCTGGCAACGCGGATATCACGACCGCATTATCCGAGACACACGTTCTCTCGAAGCCATCCGAGCATACATCCGCAACAACCCCATACGTGCACGACAACGCGGACGATAAACGTAGGGGCGACGCCCCGCGTCGCCCGTTTGAAATGGACGCGTCGCCCGTTTGATTATGATGCGTCGCCCGTGTATCGGACCACACAACGCGGACGATAAACGTAGGGGCGACGCCCCGCGTGGCCCGTTCGTTTACGATGCGTCGCCCGTTTGAAACGGACGCGTCGCCCGTGTATCGGACCACACGACGCGGACGATAAACGTAGGGGCGACGCCCCGCGTCGCCCGTTTGAAATGAATGCGTCGCCCGTTTGAAATGAATGCGTCGCCCGTTTGAAATGTGCGTCGCCCGTTTGAAATGAATGCGTCGTCGGCCCATTTCGTATTCGTTCCCCCCGCCCACCATTTCGTATTCGGGCGACGTCCCATTTCAAACATCTCGGGCGACGCGGGGCGTCGCCCCTACACCATTTCCGCGAATTAATCATTTGTTTTAATCATTTGTTTAACCTATGTTGCGTCATGCCCCCTACCGACATAACCACGATGGAAAAGATCCGCGATGCGGCACAGCGACTCTTTGTACTACAAGGGTTCTCGGCCACAACCACGCGCGACATCGCAAAGGAAGCTGGGATCAACCTAGCGTTGGTGAATTATTACTTCGGGAGTAAACAGAACCTCTTCAGGATCATCATGATCGACCACATGAAGGGGTTTCTAACGGGGCTTCGTGTTGGTATCAACGACCCTAGCCGTGGTCTTGAAGAGAAGTTTGAATTCATGGCGGATTCCTATATCTCGATGTTGTTGGTACAGCCGGATATTCCTCTTTTCATCCTGAGAAGTCTGCGCGAAGAACCAAATGTTCTATTCCATGAAGTTGGGATCGGTCCTGTCCTGACAGACTCCTTACTCATGAAGGAGATCAACGATACGCTCAAGGCAAACGGGTCAACCTCGATCTCACCATACCAGATCTTCGTCAACCTCATGGGCCTTTGCGTGTTCCCCTTCATTGCGCGTCCGATCATGCAAATGGCAAGCGGGATGGACGACGAACACTACAACGAGTTGATGAATGAACGACGGTCCCTCATTGCAAAGTGGATGATGGCTATGCTCACTGTTCAGCACTGACGATATGAAGAACTCCATCTCACTCACGCTCATCCTTCTGCTCGCCTCCACTCTAAGTCAAGGGGCTGATCTCACGCTCGACACATGTTTGAAGAGAGCACGTGTGAACTATCCACTGAGTAAACAGTCGGATCTCATTGCACGCTCGGAATCGTATTCCATCGACAATGCCTATCGCGGCTATCTGCCGCAGCTCTATATCGTTGGTCACGCCTCCTATCAATCAGAGGTCAC contains:
- a CDS encoding FtsX-like permease family protein — encoded protein: MIITAFRFIRFDKAKSIGVVIGIVISIFLIGQQVGILSFLTGLMGGLVENADKNVGQIWVVDNVTQNANELTPLDERLVRQIRSINGVANTYGIVVTGATVKFDNGKTAPVLLIGSEAPVFVAGPRRDKIDMGDISSLVNDGAVSAEHYDASVFNHSVDVGTSIEINGKSAMIRVQTKNARGFAGSFFYTTIDRARYFAEFPANKVSAIAVQAENGADLDSVCTSINSSIFGVRAWRADELQNSTVSFITITSNIGVSIGSLVVFAVISGFFIIGLTLYSSALDRMRDYGTLKAIGATNGYVRRLILTQALLFAIVGYVIAIALLEGFRIGVANAGLTIAYTPVILGGLFLITLFISVGGSLFAIRKVTALEPASVFRG
- a CDS encoding TetR/AcrR family transcriptional regulator, with translation MPPTDITTMEKIRDAAQRLFVLQGFSATTTRDIAKEAGINLALVNYYFGSKQNLFRIIMIDHMKGFLTGLRVGINDPSRGLEEKFEFMADSYISMLLVQPDIPLFILRSLREEPNVLFHEVGIGPVLTDSLLMKEINDTLKANGSTSISPYQIFVNLMGLCVFPFIARPIMQMASGMDDEHYNELMNERRSLIAKWMMAMLTVQH
- a CDS encoding transposase; translation: MRMGSSDYPTNRQRSVGAIVGSYKSATSRQIHELGLTTHPNIWQRGYHDRIIRDTRSLEAIRAYIRNNPIRARQRGR
- a CDS encoding TolC family protein, which codes for MSTILAFISITLLSFGIVHAQQDSFGSTLTYDEAIMRARTYNPELRARTSATRASRAAVREAQTGLVPRVELNYDLQRNLIIPTTPIPGNALDPNGDPNVITPVKFATGWTSTAGVLASFTVFDPATYGAVEEREIRSRLDGTEEKITETDIVTEAGLAYTDVVIAHEQLKLAAQDTLNAFRAYTVVRDQHDVGRRTIIELNTAQIELDAAATRYHDAGRVLRSAEHRLLYRVGTDVSGTVMPQLTDSLPALYQRFQSIPEAPYNDSLSATFEKYSQQAELTSAQKHYTSMGFVPTITLTGFYGANYFNNILMLGNPDAWYGNSYLQLSVKVPLTNAFERSYTVSKLSSQLEVDRALLESSMNKRRYDLERAKADHRFYREDVQRKRSTMELTQRSFEEALRQAEQGRLLASELSQAEFTAKQATTEYLRSIYNLIQAALTIQRITRS